CGGAAATCTGGGTCAGCTTTAAGAAGTGCACGGGCAACGCCGTGACGGATAGCGCCTGCCTGTCCTGTGTATCCACCGCCGTCAACGTTAACGAGCACATCGTATGTGCCTTCCGTTTGAGTTTCAACAAGTGGTTGTTTTACGATAACTTTTAATGTTTCAAGGTCAAAGTAGTCGTTGATGTCACGGTTGTTGATCACGATTTTACCGTCTCCAGGTACGAGACGAACACGTGCAACAGAGTTCTTACGACGACCTGTTCCGTAGTATTGAACTTGTGCCAAGAAAATTCCCTCCTTCTATATTAACCGCGTAAT
The DNA window shown above is from Salipaludibacillus agaradhaerens and carries:
- the rpsI gene encoding 30S ribosomal protein S9 produces the protein MAQVQYYGTGRRKNSVARVRLVPGDGKIVINNRDINDYFDLETLKVIVKQPLVETQTEGTYDVLVNVDGGGYTGQAGAIRHGVARALLKADPDFRQPLKKAGFLTRDARMKERKKYGLKAARRAPQFSKR